One segment of Mycolicibacterium baixiangningiae DNA contains the following:
- a CDS encoding SDR family NAD(P)-dependent oxidoreductase: MSSGQIGQHVQESLSLAGRVVVVSGAGGGGIGTTVTERAATAGATVIAVSRRQDNLDQHVGPLIDKGLSIVTVAADASTDEGIARVLDEARRAEGDLYGLVNVAGGAAPATWMPSTRVSRDDWRALFTANLETAFFMSQAVSRELRAQGLKGSIVSVSSISGMNTAPFHIAYGTAKAAVVAMTRTMAVELALDDIRVNAVAPGVTETAASATYVDEDPERDRTAIAMGRRGTPAEQANAILFLLSDMSSYITGQTLLVDGGLDLKWTHLGADNTSLFLKDEGFRRSISRF; the protein is encoded by the coding sequence ATGTCGTCCGGACAAATAGGCCAGCATGTGCAGGAGTCACTGAGCTTGGCCGGCCGCGTCGTCGTCGTCTCCGGCGCGGGCGGTGGGGGTATCGGCACGACGGTGACCGAGCGGGCAGCCACCGCGGGCGCCACCGTCATCGCGGTCAGTCGCCGCCAGGACAACCTCGACCAGCACGTCGGCCCGCTCATCGACAAGGGACTGTCGATCGTCACGGTGGCGGCCGACGCCTCCACCGACGAGGGCATCGCCCGCGTCCTCGACGAGGCCCGCCGCGCCGAGGGAGATCTCTACGGTCTGGTGAACGTCGCAGGTGGCGCCGCCCCAGCGACGTGGATGCCCTCCACCCGCGTCAGCCGCGACGACTGGCGGGCGCTGTTCACCGCCAACCTGGAGACCGCGTTCTTCATGAGCCAGGCCGTCAGTCGGGAATTGCGTGCCCAGGGCCTGAAGGGGTCGATCGTCTCGGTGTCGTCGATCAGCGGAATGAACACCGCGCCGTTCCACATCGCCTACGGCACGGCCAAGGCGGCGGTGGTCGCGATGACCCGCACCATGGCGGTCGAACTGGCACTGGACGACATCCGCGTGAACGCCGTCGCACCCGGGGTCACCGAGACCGCCGCGTCGGCGACATACGTCGACGAGGATCCCGAGCGGGACCGCACCGCGATCGCGATGGGCCGCCGCGGCACACCCGCCGAACAGGCGAACGCCATCCTGTTCCTGCTGTCGGACATGTCGAGCTACATCACGGGCCAGACGCTGCTGGTCGACGGTGGCCTCGACCTCAAGTGGACGCATCTGGGCGCCGACAACACGTCGTTGTTCCTCAAGGACGAAGGCTTCCGCAGATCCATCAGCCGGTTCTGA
- a CDS encoding aromatic ring-hydroxylating oxygenase subunit alpha → MTHTESDLDAAIEVEADPDDSTGRVAEDLSEPMTIPVEAYISPEYARAERDKLWRRVWQQVGRVEEIPEVGSYLTYDILDDSIIVVRTGPNEFRAHHNVCMHRGRKLVDTPDGAKNAVGRARKSFVCGFHGWTYGLDGTCTHIREQDDWKGTLTPQNTHLAPVQVDTWGGWLFVNMDPACEPLADYLFPASKILDPFGLENMRYKWRKWLYFDCNWKVALEAFNETYHVFTTHPEFNKFGEFKGWAKAQGRHSNIGYDAPKGMDETKSKIRLGTGDDPRVSTAEMQMYTWEQTNATTTETLVNAAKRLVDELPEGTPADKVLQHWLASARRDDEARGVIWPTIPADILGQSGTAWQLFPNFQIGQGLTSALCYSARPDPSYDPNKCIFEVAVFELYPKGQEPETEWAYTPVGDPNWLSVLPQDFSNMAAVQQGMKSAGFPGTRPNPYRERSTVNLHYQLSKYMGTGEPQDL, encoded by the coding sequence GTGACTCACACCGAATCCGACCTCGATGCCGCGATCGAAGTCGAAGCCGATCCGGACGATTCGACCGGGCGGGTCGCCGAGGATCTGTCCGAGCCCATGACCATCCCGGTCGAGGCGTACATCTCACCCGAGTACGCCCGCGCCGAACGGGACAAGCTGTGGCGCAGGGTATGGCAGCAGGTCGGGCGCGTCGAGGAGATCCCCGAGGTGGGGAGTTACCTGACCTATGACATCCTCGACGACTCGATCATCGTGGTACGGACCGGCCCCAACGAATTCCGGGCCCACCACAACGTGTGCATGCACCGTGGCCGCAAACTCGTCGACACTCCCGACGGCGCTAAGAACGCGGTCGGCCGCGCACGCAAGTCGTTCGTCTGCGGATTCCACGGCTGGACATACGGTTTGGACGGCACGTGTACGCACATCCGGGAACAGGACGACTGGAAGGGCACGCTGACACCGCAGAACACCCACCTCGCCCCGGTGCAGGTGGACACCTGGGGCGGCTGGCTGTTCGTCAACATGGACCCGGCCTGCGAACCGCTGGCGGACTATCTGTTCCCGGCGTCGAAGATCCTCGACCCGTTCGGGCTGGAGAACATGCGCTACAAGTGGCGCAAGTGGCTGTACTTCGACTGCAACTGGAAAGTCGCGCTGGAGGCGTTCAACGAGACCTACCACGTGTTCACCACACACCCGGAGTTCAACAAGTTCGGCGAGTTCAAGGGCTGGGCCAAAGCCCAAGGCAGGCACAGCAACATCGGGTACGACGCGCCGAAGGGGATGGACGAGACGAAGTCCAAGATCCGCCTCGGGACCGGCGACGACCCGCGCGTCTCCACCGCCGAGATGCAGATGTACACCTGGGAGCAGACCAACGCGACCACCACTGAGACACTGGTCAACGCCGCCAAGCGGCTGGTCGACGAACTGCCGGAAGGCACTCCGGCCGACAAAGTGCTGCAGCATTGGCTGGCCTCGGCCCGCCGCGACGACGAAGCACGCGGGGTCATCTGGCCGACGATTCCCGCCGACATCCTGGGCCAGAGCGGGACCGCCTGGCAGCTCTTCCCGAACTTCCAGATCGGCCAGGGCCTGACCAGCGCGCTCTGTTACAGCGCCCGGCCCGATCCGAGTTACGACCCGAACAAGTGCATATTCGAGGTAGCTGTCTTCGAGCTGTACCCCAAAGGCCAAGAGCCGGAGACCGAATGGGCCTACACCCCGGTCGGCGACCCGAACTGGCTGTCGGTGCTGCCGCAGGACTTCTCCAACATGGCCGCCGTGCAGCAGGGCATGAAGTCCGCGGGCTTCCCCGGCACGCGGCCCAACCCCTATCGCGAACGCAGCACCGTCAACCTGCACTACCAACTGTCGAAGTACATGGGCACCGGCGAGCCCCAGGACCTGTGA